From a region of the Phragmites australis chromosome 21, lpPhrAust1.1, whole genome shotgun sequence genome:
- the LOC133904168 gene encoding E3 ubiquitin-protein ligase WAV3-like, with protein MALAWERARRALATRLCIRFPARHVAIQDVPRELDDVEAPLPEVEEQEERRSGSRSSAKICAICLGGMRSGHGQALFTAECCHKFHFHCISSNVQHGNKVCPICRAIWKELPFHGPLIADVAAQGTATANPSDWPQGRLPRADTVNRQDHFPVFRTPESEIFNDDEQINLQSETTVGGGHDGDGIPSSVEIVTYTEFPAIKESVAQKNFTILIHLKAPHAPASVSSRAPLDLVTVLDVSGSMAGTKLALLKRAMSFVIQSLGPSDRLSVIAFSSCAWRLFPLRKMTAFGRQQSLQAVGSLVANGGTNIADGLRKAARVMEDRQARNPVCSIILLSDGVDTYIVTPTQGAPPDYEPLVPRSILPGSGHHVQVHAFGFGADHDSAAMHSIAEMSGGTFSFIDEVGTIQDAFAQCIGGLLSVVAQETRLSIECADEGVLLTSIKSGGYANEVAGDGRGGFVDVGDLYADEERDFLVTVRVPVAPGDTALILPSCTYRDAVTTETVRVEGDRVTVPRPAGPVSAAMSPQVEREWHRVHATEDMAAARAAAEDNDFARAASILESRRRALESLASLSSDPQTLALVAELREMQDRAESRQRYEESGRAYILAGLSSHSWQRATARGDSTELTGLVHTYQTPSMVDMLHRSQALLPEVVEALNRSPTVAPSRSPAADPASQRRSLARAFRPTKSFNGRSS; from the coding sequence AAAATATGCGCCATTTGCCTCGGCGGCATGAGATCAGGACACGGACAAGCTTTGTTCACTGCTGAATGCTGCCACAAGTTCCACTTCCACTGCATCTCCTCAAATGTGCAGCATGGCAACAAAGTCTGCCCGATTTGCCGCGCCATATGGAAGGAACTGCCTTTCCATGGTCCTCTGATTGCCGATGTTGCTGCTCAAGGGACAGCCACTGCAAACCCATCGGATTGGCCCCAGGGCAGGCTACCGCGTGCCGATACCGTGAACCGGCAGGATCATTTTCCGGTCTTTCGCACTCCGGAGTCGGAAATTTTCAATGATGATGAGCAGATAAATCTTCAGTCTGAAACAACAGTGGGTGGAGGCCATGATGGGGATGGGATTCCTTCTTCAGTTGAGATCGTGACATACACTGAATTCCCAGCCATTAAGGAGTCTGTGGCACAGAAGAATTTTACCATCTTGATCCACCTCAAGGCTCCGCATGCGCCAGCGTcggtgagctcccgcgcgcCGCTGGACCTGGTGACCGTGCTCGACGTGAGCGGGAGCATGGCGGGGACCAAGCTCGCGCTCCTGAAGCGTGCCATGAGCTTCGTGATTCAGAGCCTCGGCCCCAGTGACCGGCTCTCCGTCATCGCCTTCTCGTCGTGTGCTTGGAGGCTGTTCCCGCTGCGGAAGATGACCGCGTTCGGGCGGCAGCAGTCGCTGCAGGCTGTCGGCTCCCTCGTTGCCAATGGCGGCACGAACATCGCCGACGGGCTGAGGAAAGCTGCCAGGGTGATGGAGGACAGGCAGGCGAGGAACCCTGTGTGCAGCATTATCCTCCTCTCCGACGGCGTGGACACCTACATCGTGACGCCTACGCAAGGCGCGCCGCCGGACTACGAGCCGCTCGTCCCGCGCTCTATCCTCCCTGGGAGCGGCCACCACGTGCAGGTCCACGCCTTCGGCTTCGGCGCGGACCACGACTCGGCAGCGATGCACTCCATCGCCGAGATGTCCGGCGGCACGTTCTCGTTCATCGACGAGGTGGGCACCATCCAGGACGCGTTCGCGCAGTGCATCGGCGGCCTCCTCAGCGTGGTGGCTCAGGAGACGCGGCTGAGCATCGAGTGCGCCGACGAAGGCGTCCTGCTGACGTCCATCAAGTCGGGGGGCTACGCAAACGAGGTGGCCGGCGATGGGCGCGGCGGGTTCGTCGACGTCGGCGACCTGTACGCTGACGAGGAGAGGGACTTCCTGGTCACCGTGCGCGTCCCTGTCGCGCCCGGGGACACCGCGCTGATCCTGCCTAGCTGCACCTACCGCGACGCGGTCACCACTGAGACCGTCCGGGTGGAAGGCGACCGGGTGACCGTGCCTCGCCCGGCGGGCCCGGTGAGCGCCGCGATGTCCCCGCAGGTGGAGCGCGAGTGGCACCGCGTCCACGCCACGGAGGATAtggccgcggcgcgcgccgccgccgaggacaACGACTTCGCGCGCGCCGCGTCGATCCTGGAGTCCCGCCGACGGGCGCTTGAGTCGCTCGCATCGCTGTCCTCGGACCCGCAGACGCTGGCGCTGGTGGCCGAGCTGCGGGAGATGCAGGACCGCGCGGAGAGCCGGCAGCGGTACGAGGAGTCTGGCCGCGCCTACATCCTGGCCGGGCTGAGCTCCCACTCGTGGCAGCGCGCCACGGCGCGCGGCGACTCGACGGAGCTCACGGGCCTCGTCCACACCTACCAGACGCCGTCCATGGTTGACATGCTGCACCGGTCGCAGGCGCTCCTGCCCGAGGTCGTTGAGGCGCTCAACCGGTCCCCGACCGTGGCGCCGTCGCGCAGCCCGGCCGCCGACCCCGCCTCGCAGCGCCGGTCTCTGGCCCGGGCGTTCAGGCCGACCAAGTCTTTTAACGGGCGATCCTCGTGA